TCACAAGCTTTTCGGTCTCTCTAACACTTAACTTTTCATCAAACACTTTCATAGCTATTAAATACTGTAATTCCTCATCTTCAATAGACAATAGTGTTCGAGCATGTCCACTAGAAATCATTCCATCTATTAACATTTGTTGTACCTTGGTCTGTAATTTTAACAAACGCATCGAATTGGTGACAGCGACACGACTTTTAGAGACTCTTTCTGCTACTTCATCTTGTTTTAAATTGAATTCTTTTATAAGATTCTGATAAGCAATTGCCTCTTCTATCGGATTTAAGTCTTCTCTTTGAATATTCTCAATTAAAGCAATCTCCATTATTTCTTGTGGAGAATAGTCTTTAATAATGGCCGGAATCTTTTTCAAACCGGCAACTTTAGCTGCCCGCCATCTTCGTTCACCAGCAACAATACTGTAGTAATCCTCTATCTTTTGTAGAATCAGCGGCTGTATAATCCCTACTTGCTTAATAGATTCTGCTAATTCTTGAATAGCATCTTCATCAAAATTTTTTCTAGGCTGCTTTTTGTTCGGCTCAATTTTATTTAAATCAATTAATGTTTCACGTGAAACATTATCCATTTCCTTTTTAGGAGATGCTGATTTAGGCTTTTCAATTCTATCTGGAATCATGGAATCCAACCCTTTACCAAGACCATGTTTTGCTGCTGCCATAATAAATATCCTTTCTTATAATTTATTTATCTTGTAATTGAGAAACATATAATTAGTGTACTAAAGAATTAGATAAAATCCTCCGAATAGGATATAATTCTATTACATCACACTTTTAGAAATCGACTTTGACTAATTCCTTTACCTAGTTAGTTGCTTCTTAGTTATGTATACTATTTATAATATTTGCTTGTATATTAATATATCAAACATCTTTTTCAATTACTTCCTCTGCAAGGTCTCGATATCCATCGGCGCCTGCAGATCTAGGGTCGTAAATATTTATTGGCAACCCATGACTTGGTGCTTCAGCTAAACGAACATTTCTTGGAATAATTGATTTGTATATATTTTGATGCAAATTAGATTTAACGTTTTCTACTACTTGCAATGAAAGATTTGTCCTGGCATCAAACATGGTAAAGACGACTCCTTCTATATCCAAGTCTGGATTCAATCTTTCCTTTATTAAGTTAATTGTATGTATTAACTGGCTTAATCCCTCCAATGCATAATACTCACATTGAATAGGAACTAAAACAGTATCTGCTGTTGTCATAGCATTTACAGTTAAGGTATTTAATGAGGGTGGACAATCTATAATTACATAATCGTAGTCATTTTTAATTTTATGTATTTCTTTTTTTAAGATATATTCTTTCTCTTCAATTCCAATAAGCTCTATTTCAGCACCTGCTAGATTCACATTGGAGGGTAACAATGACAGATTTTCAAAGACATCCTGTAATAGACATTCTTTTAAACTACAATTACCAATAAAAAGTTCATAAACCGTATTCACCAGATTATTTTTATCGATTCCTAATCCACTCGTAGTATTACCCTGTGGATCAATATCTATGGTTAATACCTTTTTCCCCTTTTCCGCCAGGCAAGCAGATAAATTTATGGCTGTTGTTGTCTTACCTACGCCGCCCTTCTGATTAGCCACTGCTATAATTCGTCCCATGCTTTTCCCCCTTTTCAGGTTTATTCTTTAGAATACAATGTGACTATTAGATTTATATACTTTTATTATATATTTTAAATATAGTTTTGTTATATTCGCGTCTATCATTATATCATTAATTAAGTCATATATCCATAGTTTCAATAAGAAATTATCAAAAGAATCTAATAAATATCTTACTTTTACTGCATTTAGTAGTTACTAGTTGGACCTTTAATAAATAGAATTGTAATAAAAGTATAATTATAAGCTAACTTTATATTAATCCATTCTGTAATCAAATGTTTCACGTGAAACATTTATTACTTAATAATATTTTTAAATATCTAAACAATAACTATTATTAATATTACACTATTCTATCCCTTATAAACGCACTCTGATATTACATTTTTTATCATACTATATTCATTCTTTTAACTACTCGTGTGGAAAACTATATATAATGTTTCACGTGAAACAATAAAAGCGCACAAATTACCTTTGCACGCTTTGTTTTGATTTACTCTAATTTATTTCAAAATCAATTTAGCTGATTTATTAATTACAACTTTATTAATTAATATAACTCTACAATATTATTCTTTATTGCATATACCGCAGCTTGTGTTCGATCAGATACACAGATTTTTTTAAATATATTTGATACATGATTTTTTACTGTTTTTTCACTAATAGAAAGATTATAAGCTATCTCCTTGTTAAACAATCCTTCAGTTAATAATCTCAATACTTCCAATTCTCTTTTTGTTAAAATACTATCTTCTGTAAGTATATCCTTTTCTTGATTCTCCAGCTTTTCCTTTAATATAGGAACTAGCTCTGCTTGAATATAATTTTCTCCGCTATAAACTGAGAAAATCGCCTTACGTAACAATTCACTTTCTGAATCTTTTAATACATATCCATCTACACCAATATCGACAGCCTTAACTAAATATTCTATTTCATTATGTATAGTAAGAATTAGAATTTTACTTCGGCACTTTCTCTCCTTTAACTTCTCTAAAACTTGAAGTCCGTTCATCTGGGGCATGTTAATATCCAATAATACAACGTCCGGTTTTTTATCTTCAATTACTTGCAAGCAGGATAATCCATCACCGGCTTCCCCTACGATAGTGATATCACCTTCTAACTCCAGGAGCTGCTTTAATCCTTCCCTAATCATCCTGTGGTCATCGGCAATAACAATCTTTATAGACTCCTTCATTTATATACCCTCCTTGAAATATTCAGCGGGACTTTAACACTTATTGTAGTACCCTCATTTTCTTTTGACTGTATATCAAAATCTCCCGCTAGAATTATAATTCGTTCCTTCATCATGGATAATCCATGTCCTGAGATAACATTCGTTTTTGCTTCTTTATATCCATCCATTTTAAAGCCTTTTCCGTTATCCTTTATGCTTAATAAAATAGAATCAGCTTCATAACCAATTTCAATAATGATTTTTTTTGACAAGCCATGCTTTATTGCATTATTACAAGCTTCTTGAACTATACGGAATAATGTAAGGTTAATTACCGGTAAAATACTTTTTTCCTCATCATTCATTTTTAATACAATATCTACCTCGTGATTTTTAGTAACATCTCTTATATATCGTTCAATAGTGGCAATGAGACCCAAATCATCTATGGACATAGGTCTTAATCCAAAAATAATGTTACGCATATCATTAATGGTTGTTTTAATTGTATTAATCATTGTTTGTAATTCAAGCTTAGCACGTATAGGAT
The nucleotide sequence above comes from Anaerocolumna cellulosilytica. Encoded proteins:
- a CDS encoding ParB/RepB/Spo0J family partition protein, whose protein sequence is MAAAKHGLGKGLDSMIPDRIEKPKSASPKKEMDNVSRETLIDLNKIEPNKKQPRKNFDEDAIQELAESIKQVGIIQPLILQKIEDYYSIVAGERRWRAAKVAGLKKIPAIIKDYSPQEIMEIALIENIQREDLNPIEEAIAYQNLIKEFNLKQDEVAERVSKSRVAVTNSMRLLKLQTKVQQMLIDGMISSGHARTLLSIEDEELQYLIAMKVFDEKLSVRETEKLVKKVLSESEQDAVKEVAITKDDSFVYKNIEEKIKRIMGTKVTIKKKAKDNGRIEIEYYSMEELERLIDLFETIK
- a CDS encoding ParA family protein encodes the protein MGRIIAVANQKGGVGKTTTAINLSACLAEKGKKVLTIDIDPQGNTTSGLGIDKNNLVNTVYELFIGNCSLKECLLQDVFENLSLLPSNVNLAGAEIELIGIEEKEYILKKEIHKIKNDYDYVIIDCPPSLNTLTVNAMTTADTVLVPIQCEYYALEGLSQLIHTINLIKERLNPDLDIEGVVFTMFDARTNLSLQVVENVKSNLHQNIYKSIIPRNVRLAEAPSHGLPINIYDPRSAGADGYRDLAEEVIEKDV
- a CDS encoding response regulator, whose amino-acid sequence is MKESIKIVIADDHRMIREGLKQLLELEGDITIVGEAGDGLSCLQVIEDKKPDVVLLDINMPQMNGLQVLEKLKERKCRSKILILTIHNEIEYLVKAVDIGVDGYVLKDSESELLRKAIFSVYSGENYIQAELVPILKEKLENQEKDILTEDSILTKRELEVLRLLTEGLFNKEIAYNLSISEKTVKNHVSNIFKKICVSDRTQAAVYAIKNNIVELY